The Devosia sp. YIM 151766 genome includes a region encoding these proteins:
- a CDS encoding NTP transferase domain-containing protein — MLLAAGLGLRLRPLTEITPKPLLPVAGTPLIERVMANARAEGAVRFVANAHYRADQLLAHFGGLLKVNREAELLGTGGGVKAALPMLHSDPFFVMNSDAFWPAGADRPLTRMLARHSGERDIVLLCVQPRRAIGFGRSHDFCLDPSGLVTRDYGAPIIYGGVALMGRSWFDDASDGAFSLNLLLDAALEAERLSGVVLDAPWFHVGDPAGLAAAEQALSP; from the coding sequence ATGCTGCTGGCCGCGGGCCTGGGCCTGCGGCTCAGGCCGTTGACCGAGATCACGCCCAAGCCGCTGCTGCCCGTCGCCGGCACGCCGCTGATCGAGCGGGTCATGGCCAATGCGCGGGCCGAGGGAGCGGTGCGCTTCGTCGCCAATGCCCATTACCGCGCCGATCAATTGCTCGCCCATTTCGGCGGACTGCTCAAAGTCAATCGCGAGGCCGAATTGCTGGGCACCGGCGGCGGGGTCAAGGCGGCGCTGCCCATGCTGCATTCCGATCCATTCTTCGTCATGAACAGCGATGCGTTCTGGCCCGCCGGGGCCGACAGGCCGCTGACGCGCATGCTGGCTCGCCATAGCGGCGAACGCGATATCGTGCTGCTCTGCGTCCAGCCGCGCCGCGCCATCGGCTTTGGCCGCAGCCATGATTTCTGCCTCGATCCCTCCGGTTTGGTAACCCGCGATTACGGTGCGCCGATCATCTATGGCGGGGTGGCGCTTATGGGCCGGTCATGGTTCGATGATGCGTCTGACGGCGCCTTTTCGCTGAACCTGCTGCTCGATGCGGCGCTGGAAGCGGAGCGGCTGTCCGGCGTGGTGCTCGATGCCCCCTGGTTCCATGTCGGCGATCCGGCGGGTCTGGCGGCGGCCGAACAGGCGCTGTCGCCATGA
- the addB gene encoding double-strand break repair protein AddB, translating into MRLFSIAPSVPFLPCLAGAVMDGSLLADWDRNGPFWLSDVTIIVPTQRARQKLAEAFAGRADFTGLLPDIRTFGGEEADEEPFLPPFEAPPLPQPASGLMRRLTLSHLVAQWAHSERGRLAFSSPPSAAEIFSMAESLGRVIDDLLIEERSPADIRAIGDALAQELGAYWQQTLEFLDIALTAWPDLLHSLNLQDSAGLRGARLDRQALAAPHLYGDKPVIAAGSTGSIPATARLLAAIAGLPRGAVVLPGLDMAMSPAMLAMLRHDDQNPHGHPQYGLAHLLGVLGAGVDEVEELCPMPHPRTMLVNHALAPTGATALWAGQRPDALVLDAALAGVSIIQARNQDEEARAIALAGRAALEEGRTVGIVTPDRNLARRIAAELKRFAIHVDDAAGSPLFHAPAGLLARQVLNLAVNGCAPVDLMALLRNRAARFGADRAAITEAANRLDLRLLRGQRPGPGLAGLRALLALRMADDPRSRRRPIGAEDAAAISALFDQLEAAIAPLLSLLQQKEMHAAQLATALWSSVEAVSAGAPLHGREEFSLWAGEMARLGGQGHRFGPFGLDEVLFALMSGFEVRNHEQRRDDIAIWGQLEARLMSPDLLILSALNEDKWPGPADPGPWLSRGMRLAAGMAPPERMQGLAAHDFAQGMGNGEVIVAYADRIGSSPALPSRLVQRLDAFIGAPHAEILRQRGTVWVERARRLDATLSVKPAGRPVPNPPFAPRLRRLSVTEIETLMRSPYDLYAKHVLGLRPLDALGEDPDARERGNIIHAIFARFVNEGHDVLADSALDQLMGIANQEFAGLDMIGERRDIWLRRFATAAAQFLEFERGRAVRVRARHAEIRGEWQLGLGGGFLITGEADRIDELIDGTLEILDFKTGSPPSPAGMKAFEAPQLPVEALMAQAGAMQKIAPAPSSALTYIKIGLGPEAFKPSAFAVAEGLDIMAAADEIWRRMQGHIDFFLLRETPLPARLLPLKTQRFSGPYDHLARVAEWSATDGEDET; encoded by the coding sequence ATGAGGCTTTTTTCCATCGCGCCCTCGGTGCCGTTTCTGCCCTGCCTGGCCGGGGCGGTGATGGATGGGTCCTTGCTGGCCGATTGGGATCGGAACGGTCCGTTCTGGTTGAGCGATGTCACCATCATCGTGCCCACCCAGCGCGCCCGGCAGAAGCTGGCCGAGGCTTTCGCCGGCCGCGCCGATTTTACCGGCCTGCTCCCCGATATCCGCACCTTTGGCGGCGAGGAGGCCGACGAGGAGCCGTTCCTGCCGCCCTTCGAGGCGCCGCCCCTGCCGCAGCCGGCCAGCGGGCTGATGCGCCGCCTGACCCTGTCGCATCTGGTGGCGCAATGGGCCCATAGCGAGCGCGGCCGCCTGGCCTTTTCCTCCCCGCCCAGCGCGGCCGAAATCTTCTCCATGGCCGAATCGCTCGGCCGGGTGATCGATGACCTGCTGATCGAGGAGCGCAGCCCCGCCGACATCAGGGCCATCGGCGATGCGCTGGCCCAGGAGCTGGGCGCCTATTGGCAGCAGACGCTGGAATTCCTCGATATCGCGCTGACTGCCTGGCCGGACCTGCTCCATTCCCTCAACCTGCAGGATTCCGCCGGTTTGCGCGGCGCCCGGCTCGACCGGCAGGCCCTGGCCGCGCCGCACCTTTATGGCGACAAGCCGGTGATCGCGGCCGGGTCCACCGGTTCCATCCCGGCCACGGCGCGGCTGCTGGCGGCGATTGCCGGATTGCCGCGCGGCGCGGTGGTGCTGCCCGGCCTCGATATGGCGATGAGCCCGGCAATGCTGGCCATGCTGCGCCACGACGATCAGAATCCGCACGGCCATCCGCAATATGGCCTCGCGCATCTGCTCGGGGTCCTGGGAGCCGGTGTCGACGAGGTCGAAGAACTTTGCCCCATGCCGCATCCGCGCACCATGCTGGTCAACCATGCGCTGGCGCCGACAGGGGCAACGGCGCTCTGGGCCGGGCAGCGTCCCGATGCGCTGGTGCTCGACGCCGCCCTGGCGGGCGTGTCCATCATCCAGGCCCGCAACCAGGATGAGGAGGCGCGAGCCATTGCCCTGGCCGGTCGCGCGGCGCTGGAAGAAGGCCGGACCGTGGGCATTGTCACGCCCGACCGCAATCTGGCTCGCCGCATCGCCGCCGAGCTCAAACGCTTTGCCATCCATGTCGATGACGCTGCCGGTTCGCCGCTCTTTCATGCCCCGGCCGGGCTGCTGGCGCGGCAGGTGCTCAACCTGGCGGTCAATGGCTGCGCGCCTGTCGACCTGATGGCGCTGCTGCGCAATCGCGCCGCGCGTTTCGGCGCCGACCGTGCGGCCATCACCGAGGCGGCCAATCGACTCGACCTGCGCCTGCTGCGTGGCCAGCGGCCGGGGCCGGGCCTGGCCGGGCTGCGCGCCTTGCTGGCGCTGCGTATGGCGGATGATCCCAGGAGCCGGCGGAGGCCGATCGGCGCCGAGGACGCCGCGGCGATTTCGGCCTTGTTCGATCAGCTGGAAGCGGCCATCGCGCCATTGCTGTCGCTTTTGCAGCAAAAGGAAATGCACGCCGCCCAGCTCGCCACCGCGCTGTGGAGCAGTGTCGAGGCGGTAAGCGCCGGCGCGCCCCTTCATGGCCGCGAGGAATTCTCCCTTTGGGCCGGGGAGATGGCGCGTCTGGGCGGCCAGGGCCACCGCTTCGGCCCCTTCGGGCTCGATGAGGTGCTGTTTGCGCTGATGAGCGGGTTCGAAGTGCGCAATCACGAGCAGCGGCGCGACGATATCGCCATCTGGGGTCAGCTGGAAGCGCGCCTGATGAGCCCGGACCTGCTGATCTTGAGCGCTCTCAATGAGGACAAATGGCCCGGTCCCGCCGATCCCGGCCCCTGGCTCAGCCGGGGCATGCGGCTGGCCGCCGGCATGGCGCCGCCCGAACGCATGCAGGGCCTCGCCGCCCACGATTTCGCGCAGGGCATGGGCAATGGCGAGGTCATCGTCGCCTATGCCGACCGCATTGGGTCCAGCCCGGCCCTGCCGTCGCGGCTGGTACAGCGGCTCGATGCCTTTATCGGCGCGCCGCACGCGGAAATCCTGCGGCAACGCGGCACTGTCTGGGTCGAGCGGGCGCGGCGGCTCGATGCCACGCTTTCGGTAAAGCCCGCCGGCCGGCCGGTGCCGAACCCGCCCTTTGCGCCGCGCCTGCGCCGGCTTTCGGTTACCGAGATCGAGACCTTGATGCGGTCGCCCTATGACCTTTATGCCAAGCACGTGCTGGGCCTGCGCCCGCTTGATGCGCTGGGTGAGGACCCGGATGCGCGCGAGCGCGGCAATATCATCCATGCCATCTTCGCCCGCTTCGTCAATGAAGGCCACGATGTGCTGGCCGACAGCGCCCTTGACCAGCTGATGGGCATTGCCAATCAGGAATTTGCCGGGCTCGACATGATCGGCGAGCGCCGTGACATCTGGCTCCGGCGCTTTGCCACGGCGGCGGCGCAATTCCTGGAATTCGAGCGGGGCCGGGCGGTGCGGGTCCGGGCCCGACATGCCGAGATCAGGGGCGAATGGCAGCTGGGGCTGGGCGGCGGCTTCCTGATTACCGGCGAGGCCGACCGTATCGACGAACTCATTGATGGCACTCTGGAAATTCTCGATTTCAAGACCGGCTCCCCGCCCAGTCCGGCCGGCATGAAGGCGTTCGAGGCGCCGCAATTGCCGGTCGAGGCATTGATGGCGCAGGCCGGGGCGATGCAGAA
- the accD gene encoding acetyl-CoA carboxylase, carboxyltransferase subunit beta, producing the protein MNWIDNFVRPKIRSFLSNKRDTPENLWVKDPESGEMVFYRDLEANQWVVPNSGYHMKIKPADRLATFLDEGKYELVPVPSVPVDPLKFRDQKRYTDRLKENRAKTGHEDSVIVATGSLFERAVTLAIQDFDFMGGSLGMAAGQGIITGLETAIRLKTPFILFVSSGGARMQEGVLSLMQMPRTTVAVLRLREAGLPFFVVLTNPTTGGVTASYAMLGDVHLAEPGALIGFAGQRVIEQTIREKLPKGFQRSEYLYSHGMVDMVVHRHNLRSTIGSLAAILTKAPPNDAITATSTRAIAAQASLRDAALAAEGDDDDIEPPAAAAHAE; encoded by the coding sequence ATGAACTGGATCGACAATTTCGTCCGCCCCAAAATCCGCTCTTTCCTGTCCAACAAGCGGGATACGCCGGAAAATCTCTGGGTGAAGGACCCCGAATCCGGGGAAATGGTGTTTTACCGCGACCTCGAGGCCAATCAATGGGTGGTGCCCAATTCCGGCTACCACATGAAGATCAAGCCCGCCGACCGGCTGGCCACCTTCCTCGATGAGGGAAAATATGAGCTGGTGCCGGTGCCCTCCGTGCCGGTCGATCCGCTGAAATTCCGCGATCAGAAGCGCTATACGGATCGTCTCAAGGAAAACCGCGCCAAGACCGGCCATGAGGATTCGGTGATCGTGGCCACCGGCAGCCTGTTCGAGCGCGCCGTGACGCTGGCCATCCAGGATTTCGACTTCATGGGCGGCTCGCTCGGCATGGCGGCGGGGCAGGGGATCATAACCGGGCTCGAAACGGCAATCCGGCTAAAAACGCCCTTCATCCTTTTCGTCTCCTCGGGCGGGGCGCGCATGCAGGAAGGCGTGCTGTCGCTCATGCAGATGCCGCGCACCACCGTGGCGGTGCTGCGCCTGCGTGAGGCGGGTCTGCCCTTCTTCGTCGTCCTGACCAATCCCACCACCGGCGGCGTCACCGCTTCCTATGCCATGCTGGGCGACGTGCATCTGGCCGAGCCTGGCGCGCTGATCGGCTTTGCCGGCCAACGCGTCATCGAGCAGACCATTCGCGAAAAGCTGCCCAAGGGCTTCCAGCGCTCCGAATATCTTTACAGCCACGGCATGGTGGACATGGTGGTGCACCGGCACAATCTGCGCTCCACCATCGGTTCGCTGGCTGCCATCCTCACCAAGGCGCCGCCCAACGATGCGATCACCGCGACCAGCACCAGGGCCATCGCGGCGCAGGCGAGCCTGCGCGATGCCGCCTTGGCCGCCGAGGGCGACGACGACGATATCGAGCCGCCCGCCGCCGCGGCCCATGCCGAATAA